A DNA window from Solanum lycopersicum chromosome 3, SLM_r2.1 contains the following coding sequences:
- the LOC101263985 gene encoding protein yippee-like isoform X2, producing the protein MGRLFVLTLEGNFYSCKHCGTHLALSENIVSKSFRCRHGKAYLFSKVVNVTSGEMEDRVMMTGVHTVADIFCVCCGSIVGWKYETAHEMSQKYKEGKSVLERFKITGPDGSHYSASHDTHVAGSDAYDV; encoded by the exons ATGGGGAGATTATTTGTGTTGACTCTTGAAGGCAACTTCTACAGCTGCAAGCATTGTGGAACTCATCTTGCCCTTTCTGAAAACATTGTTTCCAAG TCTTTTCGCTGCAGACATGGGAAGGCTTATCTCTTCAGTAAAGT GGTGAATGTCACTTCTGGCGAGATGGAAGATAGAGTGATGATGACTGGTGTGCATACTGTGGCAGACATTTTCTGCGTCTGTTGTGGGTCAATTGTTGGATGGAAATAT GAGACTGCCCATGAGATGAGCCAAAAGTACAAAGAAGGAAAATCAGTGCTTGAGCG GTTTAAGATTACTGGCCCTGATGGAAGCCATTACTCGGCTAGTCATGATACTCATGTTGCAGGAAGTGATGCTTATGATGTTTGA